A window of Pirellula sp. SH-Sr6A contains these coding sequences:
- a CDS encoding protein adenylyltransferase SelO — protein MKFESRFVDALPGDPSTDSRPHLVWKAMYSLVAPTPVRAPSLLAYSIPLANEIGIDPRWIESSEGVEVLAGNRLVEGMKPYAMCYGGHQFGNWAGQLGDGRAINLGEWIDNAGQSWTWQLKGSGPTPYSRFADGRAVLRSSLREYLCSESMHALGVPTTRALSLVASGESVVRDMFYDGNAKHEPGAIVCRVAPSFIRFGNFEIFAARQDTENLRALADYTMANHFPHLGTPSPETYEAWFREVCIRTAAMVCDWMRVGFVHGVMNTDNMSILGLTIDYGPYGWIDGFDTDWTPNTTDFEMHRYAFGNQPQIAQWNLVQLANALFPLFEQTEPLQRGLDTFVSEIANSYLSMQLAKLGLPDDRKSSGRNVVEALENCWRLTEIDMTIFYRQLARIPETWYTSTASSETSLVHEFWDHVGPAFYDSIEPDAPGLRPLWDWVLQYRLGVRESTTDYRSRAESMNRVNPKYVLRNYLAQQAIDRAEQGDLKPLHELTSLLQNPYEEQPDQEAKFYAKRPEWARHKPGCSTLSCSS, from the coding sequence ATGAAATTTGAATCTCGTTTCGTAGATGCATTGCCGGGCGATCCATCCACCGACTCCCGTCCTCATCTGGTATGGAAAGCCATGTATTCGCTCGTGGCTCCGACCCCGGTGCGAGCCCCTTCCCTGCTAGCCTACTCCATTCCCCTCGCAAACGAGATCGGCATAGATCCCCGATGGATCGAGAGTTCGGAGGGAGTAGAGGTTCTCGCTGGAAATCGATTGGTCGAAGGGATGAAGCCTTACGCGATGTGCTACGGCGGTCATCAATTCGGCAATTGGGCCGGGCAGCTTGGAGATGGGCGGGCCATCAATCTAGGAGAATGGATCGACAACGCCGGTCAGTCCTGGACGTGGCAATTAAAAGGATCTGGACCAACGCCTTATTCGAGATTTGCCGATGGACGCGCGGTCCTTCGTTCTTCTCTTCGAGAGTATTTGTGCAGTGAGTCCATGCATGCCCTCGGTGTACCCACCACGCGAGCTCTAAGCTTAGTCGCTTCGGGTGAATCCGTTGTGCGCGATATGTTCTACGATGGAAACGCAAAGCACGAACCGGGTGCCATTGTGTGTAGAGTTGCTCCAAGTTTTATTCGTTTCGGCAACTTTGAAATCTTTGCGGCGAGACAGGACACTGAAAACCTGCGTGCACTGGCGGACTACACCATGGCTAACCACTTCCCGCACCTAGGGACTCCATCGCCGGAAACGTACGAAGCTTGGTTTCGCGAAGTATGCATCCGGACGGCTGCGATGGTTTGCGATTGGATGCGTGTTGGGTTCGTGCACGGAGTGATGAATACTGACAACATGTCCATCTTAGGCCTTACCATTGACTATGGTCCCTATGGTTGGATCGATGGCTTCGATACGGATTGGACCCCTAACACAACCGATTTCGAGATGCATCGCTATGCATTTGGGAATCAACCGCAGATCGCCCAGTGGAATCTTGTCCAACTGGCAAATGCCTTGTTTCCGCTGTTTGAGCAAACCGAGCCATTGCAGAGAGGATTGGATACCTTTGTCTCCGAAATTGCGAACTCGTATCTCTCGATGCAATTGGCGAAGCTTGGTTTGCCTGATGACCGAAAGTCGTCGGGGAGAAACGTTGTGGAGGCCCTGGAAAACTGTTGGCGGTTGACGGAGATCGACATGACGATCTTCTACCGACAATTAGCGAGAATCCCTGAAACTTGGTACACCAGCACGGCTTCTTCGGAAACATCGTTGGTCCACGAGTTCTGGGATCATGTCGGACCCGCGTTCTATGACTCGATCGAGCCCGATGCGCCGGGCTTACGACCGTTGTGGGATTGGGTACTCCAATATCGGCTAGGCGTTCGCGAGAGCACTACTGATTATCGCAGCAGGGCAGAATCCATGAATCGTGTGAATCCGAAGTATGTACTCCGGAATTATCTTGCGCAACAGGCGATCGATCGAGCCGAGCAAGGGGATTTGAAGCCGCTACACGAATTGACGAGCCTGCTCCAAAATCCATACGAGGAGCAACCGGACCAAGAAGCGAAATTCTATGCGAAGCGTCCGGAGTGGGCGCGTCACAAACCGGGTTGTTCCACTCTTTCCTGCAGCTCGTAA
- a CDS encoding transposase translates to MAYRAEHAVVFDSGMIVGAEITPADTPDTQSLEESLHKAQSHLEAAVSATEIRDVAADKGYHAPNTLNELDEHTNYRTYIPEPKLLGGRNWSKVTRKERKTVQANRRIKKGNKGRNLQRLESEKVERTFALVLKTGGGRRCRLRGTENIQKRYCLMTVGYNLGGAKRMLFGIGTSMGLQGMMRAILAFIEDFRALSEQLPLRWGQFQPKAPASPNPFWLPATRNPKSPVSHPAPDIFNRLLGWNARLDGHILY, encoded by the coding sequence TTGGCATATAGAGCTGAGCATGCAGTCGTATTCGATTCGGGAATGATCGTCGGCGCGGAGATCACTCCGGCCGATACGCCAGACACGCAATCGCTGGAGGAGAGCCTTCACAAGGCCCAAAGTCACCTGGAAGCTGCTGTCAGCGCAACCGAGATTCGCGATGTTGCCGCGGACAAAGGCTACCATGCGCCCAACACATTGAATGAGTTGGACGAACACACGAACTACCGAACGTACATCCCTGAGCCCAAGTTGCTTGGCGGACGCAATTGGAGCAAGGTCACTCGCAAGGAACGCAAAACGGTTCAGGCGAACCGACGAATAAAGAAAGGGAATAAGGGACGCAATCTTCAGAGGCTGGAAAGCGAGAAAGTGGAAAGAACTTTCGCGCTTGTGCTGAAGACCGGAGGAGGACGTCGATGTCGATTGCGTGGCACCGAGAATATCCAGAAACGGTACTGCCTGATGACAGTGGGTTACAACCTTGGGGGCGCCAAGCGCATGCTATTCGGAATCGGCACTTCGATGGGATTACAGGGAATGATGCGAGCGATTCTCGCCTTTATTGAGGACTTTAGAGCGCTTTCGGAACAGCTTCCACTCCGTTGGGGGCAATTCCAACCGAAGGCCCCAGCATCTCCGAACCCATTTTGGCTACCGGCTACTAGAAATCCAAAATCACCAGTGTCTCACCCAGCACCCGATATTTTCAACCGCCTGCTAGGCTGGAACGCCCGGTTGGATGGTCACATTCTGTATTAG
- a CDS encoding PEP-CTERM sorting domain-containing protein, translated as MLKSFLRKVFMRSLLFSLVLVGWLQSQAFAEFTFRVGNGTGTSNPIEVLQGGSVIVPIYGYFDTAAEATNLTVGGFSVAFDLGGDGRFVNTNAFVFPDPPPSTTSFSTTGVTLGGGYSSFIEGNPPSTNANWDRRLSATFVSPASFTTTPQRLFDLKFNAGNSVGVFGINIVPNALSPTNATQVSVNTAPYVFRVEQGSFQITAVPEPSSMALLGIAGLGGFALRRMRRKGCCSVGESGSGV; from the coding sequence TTGCTCAAAAGTTTTTTAAGGAAGGTATTTATGAGAAGTCTACTTTTTAGCTTGGTCTTGGTAGGATGGCTCCAAAGCCAAGCTTTCGCCGAATTTACATTTCGCGTAGGGAATGGGACCGGTACTTCTAATCCTATTGAAGTGTTGCAGGGTGGTAGTGTGATAGTGCCTATTTACGGCTACTTTGACACTGCTGCTGAGGCGACGAACCTAACTGTTGGAGGATTTAGTGTCGCATTTGATTTGGGTGGAGACGGGAGATTCGTCAACACCAACGCGTTTGTGTTTCCTGATCCGCCGCCATCAACAACTTCGTTTTCCACTACAGGGGTAACGCTTGGAGGCGGATACTCTTCATTTATCGAAGGTAATCCGCCTTCAACGAATGCAAACTGGGACAGGCGATTGAGTGCGACTTTTGTGAGTCCGGCCAGTTTCACGACAACGCCTCAGCGTTTGTTTGATCTCAAGTTCAACGCAGGTAATTCCGTAGGAGTATTTGGAATTAACATTGTGCCAAATGCCCTTTCTCCGACGAACGCGACGCAGGTTTCCGTGAACACTGCGCCCTATGTTTTCCGTGTCGAGCAAGGTTCTTTCCAAATCACAGCAGTTCCAGAACCGTCTTCGATGGCGCTTTTGGGAATTGCCGGTCTTGGTGGATTTGCTTTGCGGCGAATGCGACGAAAAGGTTGCTGCAGTGTAGGGGAAAGCGGATCAGGAGTTTGA
- a CDS encoding PQQ-binding-like beta-propeller repeat protein encodes MRFLVMNLAIGRLHSASKRMLSGLALSIAVANFGATLGYGQASDPAYSVEWAWSQQDVASAGSSFWPQYRGPRGDGHALADATPPIHWSEEKNLTWKQELTGKAWSSPVVWGDRLWLTNATDNGLSMSVHCFELATGKALWERVLFKNQEVQKDFHVFNSYASPTPVVDGKHLFVSFGAYGTACLDKETGGTIWERRDLPCNHYRGAGSSPILFENSLIFHMDGFDVQYIVALDRSNGTTLWKTDRDIDYGTDNGDYKKAYGTPHVIPVKNGDRTDLQLISPAAKAVIAYDPHSGKELWKVRYEEHSASLRPLYDGSVIYTSTGFSKGKLLAIRPIGTGDLTEKGVLWQASKSIGAKPSPLLIGNQVIALEDRGVLSAINKETGETVWQKRLGGDFSSSPIFAGGKIYCMDEQGKGHVVSPEGEVLAENILSAGCLASPAAVGGTLLIRTRNAIYAFRE; translated from the coding sequence ATGCGTTTCCTCGTCATGAATTTAGCCATCGGACGTCTCCATTCTGCTTCGAAGCGAATGCTGTCGGGCCTAGCTTTATCGATCGCCGTCGCGAACTTCGGGGCAACGCTCGGTTATGGGCAAGCCTCCGATCCTGCCTATTCCGTTGAGTGGGCTTGGTCGCAACAGGATGTTGCTAGTGCAGGTAGTTCCTTCTGGCCGCAATACCGAGGCCCACGAGGCGATGGTCATGCCCTAGCAGACGCGACACCTCCAATCCATTGGAGCGAGGAGAAGAATCTTACTTGGAAACAGGAACTAACGGGGAAGGCGTGGTCTTCACCGGTGGTTTGGGGGGATAGGCTATGGCTCACCAATGCAACGGACAATGGGCTATCCATGTCGGTCCATTGCTTTGAATTGGCAACCGGAAAAGCGCTCTGGGAACGTGTCTTGTTTAAGAACCAAGAAGTGCAAAAGGATTTTCACGTCTTCAATTCCTACGCATCACCGACTCCCGTAGTGGATGGAAAGCACCTCTTTGTCAGTTTTGGTGCTTACGGAACGGCTTGCTTGGATAAAGAAACAGGGGGCACCATCTGGGAGCGACGCGACCTCCCCTGCAATCATTACCGAGGAGCAGGTTCTTCACCGATCCTTTTCGAAAACTCTCTTATCTTCCATATGGATGGGTTCGACGTGCAGTACATTGTCGCCCTGGATCGATCCAACGGCACGACGCTATGGAAGACCGATCGCGACATCGACTACGGGACTGACAATGGGGATTACAAAAAGGCCTATGGAACACCTCATGTTATTCCAGTGAAAAACGGCGACAGAACCGACCTTCAGCTGATCAGTCCCGCCGCCAAAGCCGTGATCGCATACGACCCTCATTCGGGGAAAGAGTTATGGAAGGTCAGATACGAAGAACATTCGGCATCCCTGCGTCCTCTGTACGATGGGAGTGTCATCTACACGAGTACTGGTTTTAGCAAAGGGAAGTTGCTCGCGATTCGTCCGATCGGTACGGGTGACCTGACCGAGAAAGGGGTGCTCTGGCAAGCTTCCAAATCGATTGGCGCCAAGCCGTCCCCACTCTTGATAGGAAACCAAGTGATTGCCCTGGAAGATCGCGGAGTGCTCTCTGCAATCAACAAAGAGACAGGAGAGACGGTTTGGCAGAAAAGGCTCGGTGGTGACTTTAGCAGCTCTCCCATCTTCGCCGGTGGCAAAATCTACTGCATGGACGAGCAAGGCAAAGGGCATGTTGTTTCACCGGAGGGAGAGGTATTGGCTGAGAATATCCTCTCTGCTGGTTGTCTAGCCTCTCCCGCCGCGGTTGGCGGCACCTTGCTTATTCGAACACGAAATGCTATCTACGCATTCCGCGAATGA
- a CDS encoding DMT family protein, translating to MAIVWTILLLVVSNVFMLLAWYGHLKDLAEKPWFIAVLVSWGIAFFEYLIQVPANRIGYGHLSLGQLKILQEVITLCVFVPFVYLYMKQGLKWDYLWAALCMCGAVYFVFRSGFNPISETPQ from the coding sequence ATGGCGATCGTTTGGACGATTCTATTATTGGTGGTGTCGAATGTCTTTATGCTCTTGGCTTGGTACGGCCATTTGAAGGATCTTGCCGAGAAGCCGTGGTTCATCGCGGTCCTCGTCAGTTGGGGGATCGCGTTTTTTGAATACCTTATTCAGGTTCCAGCCAACCGAATTGGTTATGGGCATCTGTCTCTCGGGCAGTTAAAGATCCTGCAGGAAGTCATCACCCTCTGCGTCTTTGTCCCGTTTGTCTATTTGTACATGAAACAAGGGCTGAAGTGGGACTATCTTTGGGCTGCGTTATGCATGTGTGGTGCGGTGTACTTTGTATTCCGAAGCGGCTTCAATCCCATCTCTGAAACTCCACAATGA
- a CDS encoding PSD1 and planctomycete cytochrome C domain-containing protein, giving the protein MSTWMVSPSPSSIFIRWPSILGLLIAIAFSFPRNAIAEEGGSKQYFESDIRPILREYCLDCHGASENPDGSLDLRLVRFMIQGGDSGPALNLDSPESSLLWERIASDEMPPGEGKVSAEKKERIRQWLQAKAPTRRPEPETIGYGIPLTDEERSYWAYQPISWPPMSQSREWVSARNSLDAIILQSMTDGLALQEDAPKPVQIRRVYMDLLGVPPSADDWERWNHCQDVDWYEQLVDALLADPRYGERWGRHWLDAVGYADSDGATIADAERAWAWRYRDYVIHSLNQDKPFDLFMREQLAGDEIAGPRAGDWTESQKECLVATGFLRMAADGTGSGDNTTEGRNKTISDTIQILGSTLLSSSLHCAQCHDHRYDPISQQDYFALRAVLEPSLDWKNWKTPSERLISLQSEADKARSQEIEAEAVKLLEDKAKKQAEFIKDALDKELAKFPDGERDVLRTAYETPADKRSDEQKELLRKNPSINITPGVLYQYSPMAAEELKKLDAKVAEIRAKKPTEEFVHALAEPPNHMPKTQLFHRGDPNQPTREVKPGKLSVLVSEDRPSSLPDDDDVLPTTGRRLAFAHWLTDRDNPNPLFLRSMVNRIWMHHFGRGIVETPGDFGRLGSAPTHPQLLDAMAVIWLDRDWSLKGLHRELLTASVYRQSSARHETGDSLDPDNRTYWRKPTIRLEAEAIRDSMLSMSGTLHTNFFGRPIPLQEDETGQVRIDPSQNRRSIYAKWRRTQPVAMLQSFDAPVMGIHCDVRTSSTVPTQSLMLINGEFAIEQASKIASRAIELAHQTRPEHFESWDLPAPPKPNWSYGTGSWNEKTQLLEGFEALEHFNGTQWQGSAKVPDERTGWSLLHASGGHPGNKQFPAIRRFNVPVDGTLHIDGKVDHPSENGDGISAVILKNGSPIGSWSAKKGSAPTALTDVSVRQGETVDFLVRCGENETSDSFQWPVVLNLKTEAGQSLVFDSVKQFAGPMESHAELPIQIQSAWRIVLHRDPDPRELASVKRFAINQLSLLQSEPERISKGSSVSKQLLTNVCQMLLCSNEFLYID; this is encoded by the coding sequence ATGTCTACATGGATGGTTTCTCCATCACCTTCATCAATTTTCATCCGATGGCCTTCCATCTTAGGATTGCTGATCGCGATCGCTTTTTCTTTCCCAAGGAACGCCATTGCAGAAGAAGGGGGATCGAAACAGTACTTTGAATCGGATATTCGCCCGATCCTGCGAGAGTACTGCTTGGATTGCCACGGTGCGTCAGAAAACCCCGACGGGTCGCTGGATCTTCGATTGGTTCGATTCATGATCCAAGGCGGTGATTCTGGACCCGCCTTGAATTTGGATTCTCCCGAATCCAGTCTGCTATGGGAGCGAATCGCCAGCGACGAGATGCCACCCGGGGAAGGAAAAGTAAGCGCCGAAAAGAAAGAGCGAATTCGCCAGTGGCTCCAAGCGAAAGCACCGACACGAAGGCCCGAACCCGAGACGATCGGATACGGCATCCCTTTGACGGACGAAGAGCGATCTTACTGGGCGTATCAGCCCATTTCTTGGCCCCCCATGTCTCAATCTCGCGAATGGGTTAGCGCTCGCAACTCTCTCGACGCAATCATCCTTCAAAGCATGACCGATGGATTAGCATTGCAAGAGGATGCACCGAAGCCCGTCCAGATTCGTCGCGTCTACATGGACCTGTTAGGAGTGCCCCCGTCGGCGGACGATTGGGAGCGGTGGAACCATTGCCAAGATGTGGATTGGTACGAGCAACTAGTCGATGCACTCCTCGCAGACCCTCGCTATGGGGAGCGTTGGGGAAGGCATTGGCTGGATGCCGTTGGCTACGCTGATAGCGACGGCGCAACGATCGCCGATGCCGAACGGGCATGGGCGTGGCGGTACCGAGACTACGTTATCCACTCGTTGAACCAAGACAAACCATTTGATCTCTTCATGCGAGAGCAATTGGCCGGGGATGAAATAGCAGGTCCGCGTGCTGGCGACTGGACCGAATCCCAAAAAGAATGTCTGGTCGCAACAGGATTCTTGCGCATGGCAGCCGATGGCACAGGAAGTGGCGATAACACTACGGAAGGTCGAAACAAAACGATTTCCGATACCATCCAGATTTTGGGGAGCACACTTCTCAGCTCCAGTCTCCACTGCGCTCAGTGCCATGACCATCGTTACGATCCTATCTCGCAGCAAGATTATTTTGCATTGCGGGCCGTCCTGGAACCATCGTTGGATTGGAAGAATTGGAAGACGCCTTCGGAACGCCTGATTTCGTTGCAATCCGAGGCCGATAAGGCGCGTTCGCAAGAGATTGAAGCCGAAGCGGTGAAGTTGCTGGAGGACAAAGCAAAAAAGCAAGCGGAATTTATTAAGGATGCGCTTGATAAGGAGTTGGCGAAGTTTCCAGATGGAGAACGCGATGTTCTGCGCACTGCCTACGAAACGCCCGCCGATAAACGATCCGATGAGCAGAAGGAGCTTCTACGGAAGAACCCTAGCATCAATATCACCCCGGGCGTTCTCTACCAGTACTCCCCGATGGCCGCGGAGGAACTCAAAAAATTGGATGCCAAAGTCGCTGAGATCCGGGCGAAGAAACCAACGGAAGAGTTTGTTCACGCACTGGCCGAACCCCCAAACCATATGCCCAAAACGCAATTGTTTCATCGCGGAGATCCCAATCAACCAACGCGAGAGGTGAAGCCTGGAAAACTCTCTGTGCTCGTGTCTGAGGACCGCCCGTCATCTTTGCCAGATGATGATGACGTTTTGCCTACGACGGGGCGTCGATTAGCATTTGCTCATTGGCTAACCGATCGAGACAATCCCAACCCTCTGTTCCTTCGTTCGATGGTGAACCGGATTTGGATGCATCACTTTGGCCGTGGAATCGTTGAGACCCCAGGCGATTTTGGGCGGCTTGGTTCAGCCCCTACCCATCCCCAACTCTTGGATGCTATGGCTGTGATTTGGTTGGACCGGGACTGGAGCCTCAAAGGGCTTCATCGAGAGCTGCTCACGGCGAGCGTTTACAGGCAGAGTTCCGCAAGACATGAAACGGGAGATTCGCTCGATCCGGACAATCGAACCTACTGGCGCAAGCCGACGATACGTCTTGAGGCGGAAGCCATTCGAGACTCCATGCTAAGCATGTCGGGCACTCTTCATACCAACTTTTTTGGACGTCCGATTCCCTTGCAAGAAGACGAGACGGGACAAGTTCGCATCGATCCGAGTCAGAACCGCCGAAGCATCTACGCGAAATGGAGACGCACCCAACCGGTTGCCATGCTCCAAAGCTTCGATGCGCCCGTGATGGGAATCCATTGCGATGTGCGAACCTCTTCCACGGTGCCGACCCAATCGCTCATGCTGATCAATGGAGAGTTTGCCATCGAACAGGCTAGCAAGATTGCCTCGCGGGCTATCGAGCTCGCCCATCAAACTCGCCCCGAACACTTTGAGTCCTGGGATCTGCCAGCCCCCCCTAAACCCAATTGGTCCTACGGTACTGGTTCATGGAACGAGAAAACTCAGCTGCTCGAGGGGTTCGAAGCATTGGAGCATTTCAACGGTACACAGTGGCAAGGCTCGGCAAAGGTCCCTGATGAACGCACCGGTTGGTCCCTCTTGCATGCGTCGGGTGGCCATCCAGGAAACAAGCAATTCCCCGCCATTCGACGCTTTAATGTACCTGTCGACGGCACCCTTCACATCGATGGGAAAGTCGATCACCCAAGTGAAAATGGTGACGGAATCTCCGCAGTTATCCTGAAGAATGGGAGCCCGATTGGAAGCTGGAGTGCCAAGAAAGGATCGGCGCCCACCGCACTTACAGATGTTTCGGTGCGCCAAGGAGAGACTGTCGACTTCCTCGTTCGATGTGGGGAAAATGAAACCTCGGACTCCTTCCAATGGCCTGTCGTTCTCAACCTCAAGACGGAAGCCGGCCAGTCGCTCGTTTTCGACTCCGTGAAGCAGTTTGCTGGCCCCATGGAATCGCACGCCGAACTCCCCATCCAAATCCAATCCGCTTGGCGAATCGTCCTTCACCGAGACCCAGATCCACGCGAGTTGGCTTCGGTGAAGCGGTTTGCAATTAATCAACTATCACTGCTTCAGTCAGAACCCGAGCGGATCTCCAAAGGAAGTAGTGTTTCCAAGCAGTTGTTGACGAATGTTTGCCAGATGCTGCTTTGTTCGAACGAGTTCCTCTACATCGATTGA
- a CDS encoding DUF1501 domain-containing protein — MDALPIGSRRLWLKHSGMGIGAIALQWMLASQGSQGAPPIVKAKPHNDLKPRTPHFEPKAKAMISLFQHGGPSHMDLTDPKPELSKYNGTDYTGDIHFSFVNQASKKLLGSPFSFQPRGECGMELSELLPHTSEIVDDICLIRSMHTGANGHEVSIRYFHGGIPGILGRPTLGSWLTYALGSESQDLPAYMVLSDPGGHPVDGVTNWSNGFMPAMFQGSVLRPKEPRIFNLQPPPHLAGEVQRQNLDLLQELNRLHLESHAGESDLESRIASYELAAKMQIAASDALDISKETEATLKLYGIDEPATREYGTRCLLARRLVERGVRFVQLFHANQPWDNHDNLKAGLTSICKKTDKPVAGLIQDLKQRGLLDSTLVHWGGEIGRLPVTQEHGSPEKAGRDHNGQGFSIWMAGGGIQGGKVYGATDEFGHKAVENIVTPNDFQATVMHLFGLKWEDVTYPYNNQMQIITAKRPAKVVSDILRT, encoded by the coding sequence ATGGATGCATTACCGATAGGTTCGAGAAGGCTCTGGCTTAAGCACTCGGGGATGGGCATTGGTGCTATCGCGTTGCAGTGGATGTTGGCGTCGCAGGGAAGCCAAGGCGCTCCGCCTATCGTCAAAGCGAAGCCTCACAATGATTTGAAGCCCCGAACACCGCACTTCGAACCCAAAGCGAAAGCCATGATTTCGCTTTTTCAGCACGGCGGGCCATCGCACATGGATTTGACCGATCCTAAGCCCGAGTTGTCCAAATACAATGGGACCGATTACACAGGAGATATCCACTTCTCGTTTGTCAATCAAGCGAGCAAGAAGTTGTTGGGAAGTCCATTTTCCTTTCAACCTCGCGGCGAATGTGGAATGGAGTTATCGGAATTGCTCCCCCACACCTCGGAAATTGTCGATGACATCTGTCTGATTCGGAGTATGCACACCGGAGCGAATGGGCATGAGGTTTCGATCCGTTACTTCCACGGAGGCATTCCCGGTATTCTAGGACGACCGACACTGGGGTCATGGCTGACTTATGCACTCGGTAGCGAGTCGCAGGATCTGCCCGCTTACATGGTATTGTCCGATCCCGGAGGTCATCCGGTCGACGGGGTAACCAACTGGTCCAATGGCTTCATGCCCGCGATGTTCCAGGGATCGGTTCTTCGTCCAAAAGAACCCCGGATATTCAATTTGCAGCCGCCGCCCCATCTTGCAGGTGAAGTGCAACGACAGAATCTGGATCTGCTTCAGGAATTGAATCGTTTGCATTTGGAAAGTCACGCTGGGGAATCCGATTTGGAGTCGCGCATCGCCAGCTACGAATTGGCTGCCAAGATGCAGATCGCTGCCTCCGATGCGCTCGATATTTCCAAAGAGACAGAAGCGACATTGAAGCTATACGGCATCGATGAGCCAGCCACACGAGAATATGGCACGCGTTGTTTGTTGGCTCGACGATTGGTAGAACGGGGGGTGCGGTTCGTGCAACTGTTTCACGCCAATCAACCTTGGGATAATCATGACAATTTGAAAGCGGGGCTTACCTCGATTTGTAAGAAGACCGACAAACCAGTCGCGGGCTTGATCCAAGACCTCAAGCAGCGAGGCTTGCTCGATTCTACCCTCGTACATTGGGGAGGAGAGATCGGACGACTGCCCGTTACACAAGAACATGGTTCGCCGGAGAAGGCGGGGCGCGATCACAACGGGCAAGGTTTCAGCATCTGGATGGCAGGTGGCGGGATCCAAGGTGGAAAGGTTTACGGGGCAACAGACGAATTTGGCCACAAAGCAGTGGAGAACATTGTGACTCCTAACGACTTCCAAGCGACGGTCATGCACTTGTTCGGATTGAAATGGGAAGATGTTACCTATCCGTATAACAATCAAATGCAGATCATCACTGCGAAACGCCCCGCTAAAGTCGTAAGCGATATCCTCCGCACTTAA